The sequence below is a genomic window from Rhizobium gallicum bv. gallicum R602sp.
ATCTCGATGCTGCTGACCTGGATCCTGTCGGCAGGCATCGTCATCACGACCCTGATGACCGCTACCTTCCTGCAGAAGCTTTACGGCTATACCGCCCAGCAATCGCTTGCCGCGACAAGCTTCGGCACGCTGTTTTTGATCTTCGGTACGGCAGCCGCTGGCGCGATCATCGACCGTATCGGCTCGGGCAGGTTCTTCACCGCCGCCAGCATATTCTTCGGCGCGGCGACCTTCGCGTTCTACACCTATGCCGCCGTCTCGCTGACCATGCTATTCGTGCTTTATGCCGTCATGGGCTTGGCCGTCGGCATGGTCGGCGCCGTGCCTTACGTGATGGTTCGGGCCTTTCCGGCACGTGTGCGCTTTACGGGCCTCTCCTTCTCGTACAACGTCTCCTACGCGATTTTCGGCGGCCTCACGCCGCTCGCCGTCGCATCACTGCTGCCGATCAACCCGATGGCGCATGCCTATTACCTGCTTTTGATCGCCGCGCTCGCCTTTATCCTCGGACTTTACCTGATGGCCAAGGGCGACAGCGTCGAATCCGAAGTCGGCATCGAGGAATTCACCGAGCGGCTTGCGACAAGCTCGTAAGCGACATCCCCAGCGGCCGCGGCAGTTTGCCCGGCAATCATCATTCGAGAGTATTTCAATGATTACCTGCCATTTGCGCTACGTCCTCGACCCTTACAAGATCGCGGAATTCGAGGAATATGCTCGGCTCTGGATTCCGATCGTCAATCGGATGGGCGGCACCCATCACGGCTACTTCCTGCCGTCGGAAGGCGCCAACAACATTGCCGTTGCCCTCTTTTCGTTCCCGAGCCTTGGCGCATACGAGGATTATCGCACGCGCATGGCGACGGACCCCGAATGCCAGGCAGCCTTCGAGCTCGACCGCCGCAACCGCAGTATCATCAGCTACGAACGAAGCTTCATGCGGCCCTTACTCGGATAAGCTGAAGATAGCGGTAGGAAAAAGCCCGATCGAAAACCGTTGCTTTTATTCTGCGGCTAACGAATCGCTTGGTCCTTGGCATCGAAGCGATGCATGTGCGCCTTGTCCGGCGTCGCATAGACGATCTCGTCCGGCTCGTATTTGTGTTCGCCAAAGAGACGCGCCGTCAGCAGGCCGCACTGGTCGGACTCAAGATAGACGATCGTGTCGGCACCGAGATGCTCGACATGCACGATTTTCGCTTTCCAGGTCCCCTGCTCGCGTGAAAGCGTCAGATGCTCGGGACGAACCCCGATCGTCCTCGCCTGCTTGTCGCTGAGCTTTTCTGCCGGGATCAAGTTCATCATCGGCGAGCCGATGAAGCCAGCGACGAAGACGTTGGCCGGACGATTGTAGAGTTCCATCGGCGAGCCGACCTGCTCGATCGCGCCAGCGTTCAGCACGACGATCTTGTCGGCCAGCGTCATGGCTTCGACCTGGTCGTGGGTCACGTAGATCATCGTCGCCTTCAGGCTGCGGTGCAGGCGGGCGATCTCCAGGCGCGTCTGGACGCGCAGCGCCGCATCGAGATTGGAAAGCGGCTCGTCGAAGAGGAAAAGTTCGGGTTCGCGCACGATGGCGCGGCCGATCGCGACACGCTGGCGCTGGCCGCCGGAGAGCTCGGCCGGCCGGCGCGCGAGATAGGGCCCCAGCGACAGCATCGACGAGGCCTTGCTAACGCGCGTCTCGATCTCGTCCCTCGGCGTTCCGGCCTGCTTCAGGCCAAGCCCCATGTTGTCCTTCACGGTCAGGTGGGGATAGAGCGCGTAGGATTGGAAGACCATGGCGATGCCACGCTTGGCGGGCGGCGTCAGCGTCTCGTCCTTGCCGTTGATGAGGACGGTTCCGGACGTCACGTCTTCGAGGCCGGCGATGCTG
It includes:
- a CDS encoding ABC transporter ATP-binding protein; this encodes MGSLQLKSIRKTYGTHEVLKGIDLEVRDGEFVIFVGPSGCGKSTLLRSIAGLEDVTSGTVLINGKDETLTPPAKRGIAMVFQSYALYPHLTVKDNMGLGLKQAGTPRDEIETRVSKASSMLSLGPYLARRPAELSGGQRQRVAIGRAIVREPELFLFDEPLSNLDAALRVQTRLEIARLHRSLKATMIYVTHDQVEAMTLADKIVVLNAGAIEQVGSPMELYNRPANVFVAGFIGSPMMNLIPAEKLSDKQARTIGVRPEHLTLSREQGTWKAKIVHVEHLGADTIVYLESDQCGLLTARLFGEHKYEPDEIVYATPDKAHMHRFDAKDQAIR
- a CDS encoding NIPSNAP family protein, giving the protein MITCHLRYVLDPYKIAEFEEYARLWIPIVNRMGGTHHGYFLPSEGANNIAVALFSFPSLGAYEDYRTRMATDPECQAAFELDRRNRSIISYERSFMRPLLG